The Paramicrobacterium fandaimingii DNA segment GGGCACGGTGACCATCGCTCTCATCTCCGAGCGCATCCGTGACCTGCCCATGGACATCCAGACGATCCTCTGCGTCGCGCTGCTCATGGCGTTCTGCATCAAGGCAGCAGTGTTTCCGCTGTCGTTCTGGCTTCCCGATTCATACCCGACGGCTCCCGCCCCCGTCACTGCGGTGTTTGCCGGCCTGCTGACGAAGGTGGGCGTCTACGCGATCATCCGCACAGACAATGTGCTGTTCGTCGATGTTCCGCTGCGCGTTCCGCTCATGGTCGTGGCGTTCTTCACGCTGCTCATCGGCATTCTCGGTGCGCTCGCGCAGGCCGACATCAAGAGGCTCCTGTCATTCACGCTCGTGAGCCACATCGGCTACATGATCTTCGGCATCGCGATCGGCGGGGTGCACGCGCTCTCGGCGACGATCTACTACATCGTGCACCACATCGCCGTGCAGACGACGCTGTTTCTGGCGGCGGGGCTCGTGGAACGCGTGGGCGGATCGACGTCGATCTCGCGGCTCGGAGGAGTGCTGAAGGCGTCGCCCATGGTGGCGGTTCTGTTCTTCATCGGCGCCATGAACCTCGGCGGCATCCCTCCATTCTCGGGCTTCCTCGGCAAGGTGAGCCTGTTTCAGGCCGGTCTTGAACAGGCGGATTGGCTCATCTACGTGCTCATCGGCGCGGGAGCCGCGACGTCGCTGCTCACGCTGTACGCCCTCGTGCGGGTGTGGAATATGGGCTTCTGGCGCAGCCGCAACGAGGTGACCGGCTATTCGTCGCCTCTGCTCGCATCGCTGCGCGAGAGCCCAGACGACTCGGGCTCGGTCATGACGAAGAGCATTTCGAAGCTCATGCTCGGAGCGACAACCGGACTCGTGGCGGTGACTGTCGCGCTCACCCTGCTGGCCGGACCGCTGTTCGGCTACACAGACAGGGCAGCAGAGAATCTCAGCAACCCAGACAACTATGTGAGCGCCGTCTTCGGGGAGGGGGAGCGATGAGCGACGCACCAGAAGTCAAGCCCCCGGAAGAGAGTTCGTCTGCCGGCGGACTCGTCGTTCTCTCTGTCGGCCTCGTGGTGATCTGGATGCTGCTGTGGGGTCAGTTCACCTGGCTCTCGCTCATCACCGGAGTCATTCTCTCTCTCGCCGTGTCGATCGTATTCTATCTGCCCGCCGTCGACATGAGCATTCGAGTGAATCCTTGGTACACGGTCATCTTCTTCGCCCGTCTGCTCTACGACATTGCGCACGCGTCGATCGACATCGCGTGGCTTGTGCTGAAGCCGCGATACGTGCCGTCGAACGCCATCGTGGCGATTCCGCTGCGCACGCGCTCCGACCTGATCATGACGTGGACGGCCGAGTCGATATCGATTGTTCCCGGGTCGATCGTGCTCGATGTCGACCGCGAAGACTCCGTCCTCTATGTGCACGTCATCAATGTGCGCACGGATGCAGCGGTCGCTGCCTTCGAAGACGAGGTCATTCGCACAGAGAAGCGCATCGCCCTTGCGTTGGGCACGAAGGCCGACGTCACGCGGGTGCGTGCCGGGTCCGCGGCATCCGTCACCATCGATCGAGGCGGTGATGCCACGTGACGATCATGAATGTTCTCATCGGCATCGCCGTCGTGCTGTTCACGCTCGGCGCGCTGGCAGCGCTCTACCGGCTGATCACGGGCCCGACGCTGCTCGACCGCGTCGTCGCGAGTGACGTGCTGCTCGTCACCGTGATGTGCGGCCTCGGTGCCGAGATGGCGATCAACCACCACACGACGTCTCTTCCGCTTCTGCTGGTGCTCGCGGCATTCGCCTTCGTCGGCTCGGTGAGCGTCGCGAGATTTATGGGGCGGAGGGATGACACATGACCGGTGATGTTCGCGATTGGATCACGATCGTTCTCGTGCTCATCGCCGCGGTGATGTGCCTCGCGGCGGGCGTTGGTCTGCTGCGCATGCCCGACGTGCTGTCGAGGCTGCACGCCGCGACCAAGCCGCAGATTCTCGGTCTCATCGTGATGATGGCCGACATCGCCCTCAACACGCCCGCCGTCGTGACGATCACTCTCGCGATCGCGATCATCTTCTTTCAGGGGATCACCGCGCCGATCTCTGCGCACATGGTCGGCAGAGCGGGCTACCGTGCGGGCAGCGTGCACACCGAATCGCTGATCCGCGACGACCTCGCGACGCGTATCGAGCAGGCGGAGCGCAGCCAAGAGACCGAAGAGTAGCGCTTCACGTTGACTGTGTGCACCTGCGTCGGAGATGTGCGAGTTCGGTCGGCAGCGACCCGCGTGATTCCGGGGTTGGTGCTCATGCCGTCGGCCGGATCTCCGAATTATGAACGCGCGTGTTCACGTATTCGGAGATCTTCACTCGCGGGCTGCGTGTTGCGTCGCGACACACCGTCGCAACGTCCAAGACTCCGAATGCGTGAACGCGACCGGCGCGCGAGGCTGTCGGGGACAGGACTGGCGAGGAGAAGCGCAGCACGCTAGGAACGCCGAAGACCCAGGATGCTGTCAGCGCAGCCGCGCCCCCGCGGCCCACACCCCGCGCACATCGAGCTCGGCGCCGAGCAGCACGGCATCTGCCGAGAACCCAGGGCGCAGACTGCCGAGCGTATTCTCGAGGCCGAGCGCACGCGCAGGTGCGCCCGTGACGGCATCCACCGCCTGCTCCATCGGCAGCCGCACATCGGTGACTGCGCGACGCAGCGCCTCGTCGAGCAGCAGCGTCGACCCAGCGATCGAGCCGCCCGTTGCACTGCCGTCGTCGAGCCGGGCGACGCCATCGCGCACCGTGACATCGAGCCCGCCCAGCGTGTACGCGCCGTCGGCGGCGCCGGCCGCAGCCATTGCGTCGGTGATCAGTGCGACCCGCCCCGGGGCTTCGCCACACAGCATCCGCACGACATCGGGGTGCACGTGCGTGCCGTCGTTGATCACCTCGAGGGTGACGTCGTCGCGGCCGAGCGCAGCGATAACGGGGCCAGGCGCGCGGTGGTGTATGCCGTTCATCGCGTTGAACGCGTGCGTGAGCAGCGTTGCCCCCGCGTCGAACGCGGCGCGGGTTTCGTCGTCGTTCGCAGATGTGTGCCCGACCGCGACGCGCACTCCGGCATCGACGAACGCGCGTACGGCGTCGAGCCCTCCGTCGAGCTCTGGCGCGAGAGTGATCTGCCGCAGCGTCCCGTCGGCGGCCGCGATCAGCGTGTCGATGTCGGCGGGGGTCGGGGCGATCAGCAGCTCTGCCGTGTGCGCCCCCTTTCGCGCGACGTCGAGAAACGGGCCTTCGAGGTGGGAGCCCAGAATGAGCGGGTCGGATGCCGTCAGCTCCGCGATCATGCGTGCCCGCTGTGCAAGATCGGCGACGGATGCTGTCACGAGAGACAGCACAGACCGCGTCGTCCCGTGCGCCCGGTGCACCGCAACCGCCGTTGCGATCGCGTCGACGCCGTCGTCGTAGGCTGCGGCGCCTCCGCCGTGCCCATGGATGTCGATGAAGCCCGGCGTCAGCCAGTCGCCTGCGGCGTTGACGAGCTGAGCGCTGTGAGCGGCATCGCTGTCGCGCCAGGAATCACCGGTTCCGGTCGCTGTCACGACAGCATCCGTCATCTGCACCCAAGCGTCAGCGGTGATCGTGCCGTCTGTGACCAGGCGGGCTGAGTGAATGATGACGGTCATTCGGCGATCCTCACGTCGATTCCGCGTTCTGTGAAGGCGGCGATGGTGTCGCTGTCTGCTCCGGCATCGGTGATGAGCATGTCGAAAGCGTCAAGCGGCGCGACCGACGCAAATGCACGACGGCCGATCTTCTGCGAGTCTGCCACGATGACCG contains these protein-coding regions:
- a CDS encoding Na+/H+ antiporter subunit D, translating into MIASLLPLVVAIPLLGAAVTLALGRRSRLQVIVSTASLVLVTVLSLALMFDVDTNGTAVVQVGGWDAPWGIVLVADRLSAIMLLISALMLLGVLIFSIGQGIADQNDEETPISIFHPTYLVLAAGVFDAFVAGDLFNLYVAFEMLLSASYVLLTLGGTGSRIRAGVTYIVVSLVSSIIFLAAIALIYGATGTVTIALISERIRDLPMDIQTILCVALLMAFCIKAAVFPLSFWLPDSYPTAPAPVTAVFAGLLTKVGVYAIIRTDNVLFVDVPLRVPLMVVAFFTLLIGILGALAQADIKRLLSFTLVSHIGYMIFGIAIGGVHALSATIYYIVHHIAVQTTLFLAAGLVERVGGSTSISRLGGVLKASPMVAVLFFIGAMNLGGIPPFSGFLGKVSLFQAGLEQADWLIYVLIGAGAATSLLTLYALVRVWNMGFWRSRNEVTGYSSPLLASLRESPDDSGSVMTKSISKLMLGATTGLVAVTVALTLLAGPLFGYTDRAAENLSNPDNYVSAVFGEGER
- a CDS encoding Na+/H+ antiporter subunit E; translated protein: MSDAPEVKPPEESSSAGGLVVLSVGLVVIWMLLWGQFTWLSLITGVILSLAVSIVFYLPAVDMSIRVNPWYTVIFFARLLYDIAHASIDIAWLVLKPRYVPSNAIVAIPLRTRSDLIMTWTAESISIVPGSIVLDVDREDSVLYVHVINVRTDAAVAAFEDEVIRTEKRIALALGTKADVTRVRAGSAASVTIDRGGDAT
- a CDS encoding monovalent cation/H+ antiporter complex subunit F; its protein translation is MNVLIGIAVVLFTLGALAALYRLITGPTLLDRVVASDVLLVTVMCGLGAEMAINHHTTSLPLLLVLAAFAFVGSVSVARFMGRRDDT
- the mnhG gene encoding monovalent cation/H(+) antiporter subunit G, giving the protein MTGDVRDWITIVLVLIAAVMCLAAGVGLLRMPDVLSRLHAATKPQILGLIVMMADIALNTPAVVTITLAIAIIFFQGITAPISAHMVGRAGYRAGSVHTESLIRDDLATRIEQAERSQETEE
- the nagA gene encoding N-acetylglucosamine-6-phosphate deacetylase, which gives rise to MTVIIHSARLVTDGTITADAWVQMTDAVVTATGTGDSWRDSDAAHSAQLVNAAGDWLTPGFIDIHGHGGGAAAYDDGVDAIATAVAVHRAHGTTRSVLSLVTASVADLAQRARMIAELTASDPLILGSHLEGPFLDVARKGAHTAELLIAPTPADIDTLIAAADGTLRQITLAPELDGGLDAVRAFVDAGVRVAVGHTSANDDETRAAFDAGATLLTHAFNAMNGIHHRAPGPVIAALGRDDVTLEVINDGTHVHPDVVRMLCGEAPGRVALITDAMAAAGAADGAYTLGGLDVTVRDGVARLDDGSATGGSIAGSTLLLDEALRRAVTDVRLPMEQAVDAVTGAPARALGLENTLGSLRPGFSADAVLLGAELDVRGVWAAGARLR